The following are encoded together in the Cyanobacterium aponinum PCC 10605 genome:
- a CDS encoding YkgJ family cysteine cluster protein: MNQWRCIENCGACCNLDPSDRPDLEQYLTQEELTLYLSMVGEDGWCINYNHEQRRCNIYDDRPRFCRVKPDIFEQMYDIPLEEFEEFAIDCCHQQIEAVYGEESEEMERYISQVG, translated from the coding sequence ATGAATCAATGGCGTTGTATTGAAAACTGTGGTGCGTGTTGTAATTTAGATCCGAGCGATCGCCCCGATTTAGAGCAATATTTAACTCAGGAGGAATTAACCTTATATTTGAGTATGGTGGGAGAAGATGGTTGGTGCATTAACTATAATCATGAGCAACGTAGGTGTAATATTTACGATGATAGACCTCGTTTTTGTCGTGTAAAACCTGATATTTTTGAGCAGATGTATGACATACCCTTAGAAGAATTTGAAGAATTTGCGATCGATTGTTGCCATCAACAAATTGAGGCTGTTTACGGTGAGGAAAGTGAAGAAATGGAGAGATATATTAGTCAAGTAGGTTAG
- a CDS encoding pyridoxal phosphate-dependent aminotransferase has protein sequence MTQLADRISQVTPSITLTISAKAKAMKAEGLDVCSFSAGEPNFDTPNHIKEAAKKALDEGKTRYGAAAGELALRNAIASKLQRDNNLNYQAENVIVTNGGKHALFNLIFALIEPEDEVIIPVPYWLSYPEMVTLAGGKSIFVTTSAENNYKITPEQLESAITPKTKLLILNSPSNPTGAVYTPEEIHSLAEIVIKHDILVVSDEIYEKILYEGATHLSIGAVSEEVFKRTIVCNGFAKAYSMTGWRVGYIAGSVDIIKGMTTIQSHTTSNVCTFAQYGAIAALESSQDCVKEMLEAFTERRKFMYSAIQSIQGISCPLPYGAFYLFVDISSTGLKSLEFCEKLLQQEKVAAIPGIAFGDDNCIRLSYATDMTTIEKGINRLNNFIQSIN, from the coding sequence ATGACACAATTAGCCGATCGCATCTCCCAAGTAACTCCTTCTATTACCTTAACTATCTCTGCAAAAGCTAAAGCAATGAAAGCTGAGGGCTTAGACGTATGTAGTTTTAGTGCAGGAGAACCAAATTTTGATACCCCCAATCATATTAAAGAAGCGGCGAAAAAAGCCCTAGATGAGGGTAAAACTAGATATGGAGCGGCGGCTGGAGAATTAGCCTTAAGAAATGCGATCGCATCTAAATTACAGAGGGATAATAATTTAAACTATCAAGCGGAAAATGTCATTGTTACCAATGGGGGAAAACACGCCTTATTTAACCTTATATTCGCCCTAATTGAGCCTGAAGACGAAGTTATAATCCCCGTACCCTATTGGTTAAGTTACCCTGAAATGGTCACGTTAGCGGGAGGAAAATCCATTTTTGTTACTACCTCCGCAGAAAACAATTATAAAATTACTCCTGAGCAATTAGAATCGGCTATCACTCCTAAAACCAAACTCTTAATTCTCAATTCCCCTTCTAATCCCACAGGGGCAGTTTATACCCCCGAAGAAATCCACTCTCTTGCAGAAATTGTGATCAAACACGATATATTAGTAGTCTCAGATGAAATTTATGAAAAAATCCTTTACGAAGGAGCAACCCATCTGAGTATCGGTGCTGTCAGCGAAGAAGTTTTTAAACGCACTATTGTTTGTAATGGATTTGCCAAAGCCTATTCTATGACTGGTTGGCGTGTGGGTTATATTGCAGGTAGCGTGGACATAATAAAAGGCATGACAACGATTCAAAGTCATACCACCTCTAATGTTTGTACCTTTGCTCAATATGGTGCGATCGCAGCTTTAGAATCTTCCCAAGACTGCGTGAAAGAAATGCTAGAAGCCTTCACCGAAAGAAGAAAATTTATGTACTCTGCCATACAATCTATTCAGGGTATTAGTTGCCCTTTACCCTATGGAGCATTTTATCTATTTGTGGATATTAGCTCAACAGGCTTAAAATCCCTCGAATTTTGCGAAAAACTCTTACAACAAGAAAAAGTTGCCGCTATTCCCGGTATTGCGTTTGGCGATGATAATTGTATCCGTCTTTCTTATGCAACAGATATGACAACCATTGAAAAAGGAATTAATAGGTTAAACAACTTTATTCAGTCAATTAATTAG
- the psb30 gene encoding photosystem II reaction center protein Ycf12/Psb30, whose translation MDFISNFFSNLNLEVILQLTSVSFILIAGPVIVFILYALRGDL comes from the coding sequence ATGGATTTTATTAGCAATTTTTTTAGTAATCTAAACTTAGAAGTCATTTTACAATTGACCTCTGTTAGTTTTATCTTAATTGCCGGTCCTGTAATTGTGTTTATTCTTTATGCTTTGCGTGGAGATCTCTAA